Proteins encoded by one window of bacterium:
- a CDS encoding thioredoxin family protein has protein sequence MIKIFVKKDCPLCPGAKELGHKLTEKGRKVEYFDIDTALGLAEASFYNVLSTPSIILTNQNGDEINSWRGETPSLNNVIQH, from the coding sequence ATGATAAAAATATTTGTTAAAAAAGACTGCCCGCTTTGTCCGGGGGCTAAAGAATTAGGGCATAAATTGACGGAAAAAGGCAGGAAAGTAGAATATTTTGATATAGATACTGCCCTGGGCCTTGCAGAGGCCAGTTTTTATAATGTTCTTTCCACCCCGTCTATCATTTTGACCAATCAAAACGGCGATGAAATCAATTCCTGGCGGGGCGAAACTCCGAGTTTAAACAATGTTATCCAGCATTAG